The Diorhabda sublineata isolate icDioSubl1.1 chromosome 6, icDioSubl1.1, whole genome shotgun sequence genome includes a window with the following:
- the LOC130445572 gene encoding formin-like protein, protein MGLTMSKQETSAPEADSIISSKLHGRQASIRQSTIKAKAKQPMPDPAELEKRFTKVLASMDLPPDKAKLLKSYDYDKKWDIICDQEMVHAKDPPSYYLNKLRTYLDPKASRSHRKRKMVVDSTSTQVLRDLEISLRTNHIEWVREFLNEENLGLDVLIDYLSFRLGMMRHEQRINESRTTSEEKLTGQNSLNHNQTVVDKSNGYIRAPLEMQDSPSLKRRSKHVAKLNMGDSKDDIHVCIMCMRAIMNNKYGFNMVIQHREAINCISLSLIHKSLRTKALVLELLAAICLVKGGHEIILSAFDNFKEVCHERLRFQTLMDYFLNFEAFHIEFMVACMQFVNIIVHSVEDMNFRVHLQYEFTALGLDSYLEKLRFTESEDLHVQISAYLDNVFDVAALMEDSETKTAALEKVTELEDEVAQLHERLQDVEHRALENIASLETELIQVRQERDELVEVKKKADEEVSTLRRVVQHHEQESKNRQSMFESKTAESEPSAPASSKPESESPKRSVQDCPNIPVPPPCPSVVAPAAPPPPPCPPPPPLKPTGGCIIPPPPAGFMQAPDGAMTIKRKVQTKYKLPTVNWIALKPNQVRGTIFNELDDDKLHGCIDFNDFEERFKIGNANIMSNGKSETDGLQTFPSKRGKKPEQVTLLEHTRLRNIAISRRKLEMTPEKVINAINILDLKQLSLENVELLQRMVPTEQETKAYREYQFEKKNVNLLTEEDKFLLQLTKVERISAKLSIMSYIGNFFDNIHLVTPQIHAIISSSNSVKNSKKLRSVLEIILAFGNYLNSSKRGPAYGFKLQSLDTLLDTKSTDKRLCLLHYIVATIRQKFPELLNFDGELHYIEKAAVVSLENINTDVNELDKGMEAVRKEAEIRGRGNHSLVVRDFLVNAEDKLRRLKSDAKMAQDAFRECVEFFAESPRTTDANTFFSLLVRFVKAFKLADQENEQRRRLELAAQNATNKTNEDVQKRNKLNQKKQQEAVINELKTKTRMVQEKKLLQQDEVYNGALEDILLGLKSEPYRRADAVRRSQRRRIDNNRLSKTLEEMEV, encoded by the exons gaAATGGTACACGCAAAGGACCCTCCTtcttattatttaaacaaattacgCACTTATCTCGATCCTAAGGCATCTCGAAGTCACAGG aaaagaaaaatggttGTGGACTCGACTTCGACGCAAGTTCTTCGAGATTTAGAAATATCTTTACGCACAAATCACATAGA ATGGGTGCGGGAATTTTTAAACGAAGAAAATCTCGGTTTAGACGTTTTAATTGATTACCTGAGTTTCCGATTGGGTATGATGAGGCACGAGCAAAGGATAAACGAATCTCGAACGACGTCCGAAGAAAAATTAACCGGCCAGAATTCGTTGAATCACAATCAAACCGTAGTGGATAAGAGCAACGGGTACATCAGGGCTCCTCTGGAGATGCAGGACAGCCCGAGTTTGAAAAGGAGGTCGAAACACGTCGCCAAATTAAACATGGGGGATTCCAAGGACGATATACACGTTTGTATAATGTGTATGAGAGCTATAATGAACAATAAG tACGGTTTCAATATGGTGATCCAACACCGGGAAGCGATTAATTGCATATCGCTGAGTCTTATACATAAAAGTTTACGTACTAAAGCTTTAGTATTGGAACTTTTAGCGGCAATTTGTTTAGTTAAAGGTGGGCACGAAATTATTTTGTCCGCCTTCGATAATTTTAAGGAAGTTTGCCACGAAAGGCTCAGGTTTCAGACGTTGatggattattttttgaatttcgagGCGTTTCACATCGAATTTATG GTGGCGTGTATgcaatttgtaaatattatagtACATTCAGTTGAAGATATGAATTTCAGGGTACACCTCCAATACGAATTCACCGCGTTAGGACTGGAtagttatttggaaaaattgagaTTTACCGAAAGCGAAGATTTGCACGTTCAAATTTCCGCTTATCTGGATAACGTATTCGATGTGGCCGCCCTCATGGAGGACAGCGAAACCAAAACGGCCGCTTTGGAAAAAGTTACCGAATTAGAAGACGAAGTGGCTCAA TTACACGAAAGGCTGCAAGACGTCGAACATAGGGCTTTAGAAAACATCGCCAGTCTCGAAACGGAATTGATACAAGTGAGACAAGAACGAGACGAACTGGTGGAAGTGAAGAAGAAAGCGGACGAAGAAGTTTCGACATTGAGGAGGGTGGTGCAACACCACGAACAAGAATCGAAAAATAGACAATCGATGTTCGAATCCAAAACGGCGGAATCGGAACCCAGCGCACCGGCTTCGAGTAAACCCGAATCGGAATCGCCTAAACGATCGGTGCAAGATTGTCCGAATATTCCTGTTCCGCCTCCGTGTCCGAGTGTTGTTGCTCCTGCTGCTCCGCCGCCGCCTCCTTGTCCTCCACCGCCGCCGTTGAAACCGACTGGCGGTTGCATAATTCCCCCGCCTCCAGCTGGTTTTATGCAAGCGCCAGACGGGGCTATGACCATCAAGAGGAAAGTTCAAACCAAATATAAATTACCGACTGTTAATTGGATTGCTTTGAAACCGAATCAAGTCAGGGGGACGATTTTTAATGAGCTCGACGATGATAAGTTGCACGGGTGCATCGATTTTAATGATTTCGAGGAAAG atTCAAAATTGGAAATGCCAATATTATGTCAAACGGTAAAAGTGAAACTGACGGTTTACAAACGTTCCCAAGCAAGAGAGGCAAAAAACCAGAACAAGTCACTTTGTTAGAACATACTAGATTACGAAATATTG CAATATCTAGACGGAAACTCGAAATGACACCGGAAAAGGTGATAAACGCCATAAATATATTAGACTTGAAACAATTGTCACTGGAAAACGTCGAACTTCTGCAAAGAATGGTACCGACCGAACAAGAAACTAAAGCCTACAGAGAATACCAATTCGAAAAgaaaaacgtcaatttattgacggaagaagataaatttttattgcaattgaCCAAAGTCGAAAGGATATCGGCGAAATTGTCGATTATGAGCTACATAGGAAATTTCTTCGATAACATACATTTAGTCACGCCC CAAATCCACGCCATAATATCCAGTTCGAATTCggtgaaaaattcgaaaaaacttcGATCCGTATTGGAAATCATCCTGGCgtttggaaattatttgaacagCAGTAAACGAGGCCCCGCCTACGGTTTCAAACTTCAATCTTTGGACACTTTGTTGGATACCAAATCGACGGATAAACGGTTGTGTCTTTTACATTACATCGTTGCCACGATTAGACAGAAATTCCCAGAACTTTTGAATTTCGATGGCGAACTCCATTATATAGAAAAAGCTGCTGTAG TATCATTAGAAAACATAAATACGGATGTGAACGAACTGGACAAAGGTATGGAGGCAGTACGCAAAGAAGCCGAAATAAGAGGTAGAGGTAACCACAGTTTGGTGGTTAGAGATTTCTTAGTGAACGCCGAAGACAAATTGAGACGATTAAAAAGCGACGCCAAAATGGCCCAAGACGCTTTTAGGGAATGCGTGGAATTTTTCGCCGAATCACCCAGGACGACAGATGCCAATACTTTCTTCTCGTTATTAGTTCGATTCGTCAAAGCTTTCAAG ttaGCGGATCAAGAAAATGAACAAAGGAGAAGATTAGAATTGGCTGCGCAGAATGCTACTAACAAAACTAACGAGGATGTACAAAAGAGGAATAAACTGAATCAAAAAAAGCAGCAG GAGGCTGTGATAAATGAACTTAAAACAAAAACGAGGATGGTACAAGAGAAAAAACTACTTCAGCAAGACGAAGTTTACAACGGTGCCCTCGAAGATATATTATTAGGATTGAAAAGCGAACCCTACAGAAGGGCAGACGCCGTAAGGAGAAGCCAGAGGAGAAGAATAGATAATAATAGGTTATCGAAAACGTTGGAGGAGATGGAAGtgtag